The genomic stretch TGTGTGATTGATGGCCTCATTTTGAGCGACGGACAATGGATACGACATCCCAAGATGTGCGCTCTGTTGTGGTGCGGGAGGAACAGCATAGGCGGGATACACATGTGAGTTTTGATATGGCATACATTCAATAATAATGTGATAATTGAACATTCAATTAGATGTGGCAAGGTTTCTCCACCGCCCGGCAGTAGGTTTGGCGAATACACTGACCCAAAAGCTGACTATCCCGCATGCTGTCGTCGTGAAATTATTGAGTAACTTGAGAATAAGGGAATTTTctaaataaaagcaaattgaaaaatagaAATGCACACATTGTCTGTTTTCAAAAGACAATCTAAAAGTACTTTCCTGAACTATGACATCCCATACTAGAATATTGATAATTTCATTAGCATTCAAGCGATAATTTAGTCGATCCATAAGCACTGTACTCTCTCACATCAAGATCTATTTTTGCTCGCTGAACCGGTCGACCAGCCCTCTTCAAAATAGAAGCATATTAAGTCTGAGATTACACTCAGTTTGTTAGTCAAAGTTCTGAATCGATGAGGTGAAGATGCAGCTGCTTACAGGAATCGTTTTGGTGATCGCCGCTCTTATGCTTGTCGGCACTCAGACTGAGGCAGCCGTCTCTCGGGGCATCTTTAAAGACCCTGCTCATCCAGGAAAATGTGTCGTCGATGGACTTGTTCTGAACGACGGGCAGTCGGCTCGTCACCCCAATATGTGTGCCCGTGTGGTGTGCGGAAAGAATAGCGAGGGACAGATACAGACGTGAGTTTAAGAACTGAAACATTCGATTTTCATGAGAAAGtaattatgaattatttatttagatgTGGAGTTGTTGGCCTACAGCCCAAACAAAAGTTTGGCAAGTACACAGCACCGAATGCTGACTATCCCGAATGCTGTAATCGTGAAATTCTTAATGCCTAATTAAACGATctttgaaaaatgaaataaatattaaacgcgacccagaaaatattttgttccTCTTGTAATAATATGTTTGGACAGTGGCGCAGCCCTACCGGTAAATATTCTGAACTTGCTTCGTCGGCAGGTGTCTCTTCTGTAAGCTCACCTTTGTGTAGTTGCCATGTAACggaatttatttaaaagcagaataatatttttgtatctgtgtgtgtgtgccttcaAGAggatatattattattaataaaatcGGTTGGTTTTTAACGCACATAAAATATGCATAGTATATATTATAGATCATGATTAGCAGAGTCTAGTGATGTCCATCTAAAGTAGTCTCGTCTCTCGTATTCAAAGAAAGCTCAATGGAAATTGTGCAGAGTAAAATTTACGCCGAATTCGGAAACTTTGAATACGTATACGGCTCCGAGACCGCGGGACTCGATGAGCCGAGCCGTTTTCCGTAGGTCAGTTGTGATTCGACGAGCGACGGAACAACATCCCGTGTGTTGTGCATTTTGTCGAGGCGCGtctgtaaatatttaaaaaatatattcataaaTTGTTTAAACTAAAAACATTCAGCGAATGCCAACATCCAAGTGATTTTTAGTGCGTGCTTCAAGTCTGGCCAGTGTTAAAACAAAGGTTTTATTTGTGGCTActgttaaaaaaaatattttgttaatcctaaccaaaaaaaaaaatatttaaaatatattcaaattcaaaaaaataacaaaaattcaaAGTGCGAAGGTGAAAAGTCCGCCCACACTCTTTCTCCCAGTCACAGCCTTGCTCTCCCACGcgctccgctctctctctctttctctccctgtCTGCCTCcagtttttctctctcttgctgCGGAAAACTAACGGTTTTAGAAAAGCTCGCTCACCTCGCTCATGCGTCTACgtgtgtgtgactgtgtgtgtgttcagcCATTTGGCTTGTATGTGTGGGTTAGCATCCTGTCGCAAGTTCTTCACTCAAGGATAACAGTCGTAAAAGTACAACAATGTAAtgaaaaatatcagaaaatatcatcatcatcgccagcAGCATCATGATGGTGACGCgaaaatattacaattttaTGCTCGTGTTTGTGTCTCTTAGGGTTCTGTTTTTCTGTATTACGGAGTTGCCAGGCCACAAACTTTAATGTCCTTTCTTGTcgctttctttttttatgcCAATACGTGGggcatttgcatgcaatttACGATTCCTGTACGAGTAGCATGTCTCACTAGCCTCAACAGTCGTTGTGGGTTCTGAATCTGAGCTGAAACTGCGGCTtttctgccacacacacacacatacgagtacttTCGTAGTGTTAGCCAAGGGCATGTAACAGGTAACTCAACACAATTGACACCTGTCTCGCTCTGTCGTACCCTTACGCTCTCTTGCGttttctcctctctctttctctctctctctctttctctctgttctGTGGCAGGTAAGCTTCTGTAACGGTAACGGAATACACGTTCTGTCAATAGCGGCAATACGAGTTGCAACAACGAGCTATTCCAATGACATAAAATGATGTTAAGTTggtattaaataaaataaccGCAAAGGAGACTACCAGCAAGACATCACAAAAGTACTCGTTAGAAGGATGCACAATATCAAgttaattttgatttaaattccTGAATGCAACTCTAACTGCTAGCAAGAGGCTTTTATCGATTGATCGATCTCATTGATTATCGTTTCTTGTCGGCCAAAGACTTACTACAGGGCAAATAGGTGGTGCAGAGGTTTAAAATCTTGTCATCTAAGAAGGTGCTGGTAGGTCATCCTTCTATACGGCTTTTATGAGCTGCATATGAAATGATGCCATCTTCAAAAACCATATCTTAGCAGTTTTAAAGAGTTCACGCTGGACACTTTTAGCTGAAGgtcaaacattttttatcaTATAACTgataacaattttattttcgtataatttgtatagtttttatttataattcaGGGCGGGTATTACTGGTACTCTTCCAATCTGTTGTAGATTTGTTTTAATCTCTTTTTTTGCCTGTCCAAAAGTTAAATAGAGAAAATGGAAGGCAGGGAGGTGGTGAGAGCAGATTTAAACAAAGTCTGAAACTTTTTCATTACTGTTGCACATCTGGGCTAAAGTTTGTCGTATGGCTGGATGACCTTAATGCAAAATAGGGTTTTGGCCAACTAATACCAACTACCAACTACTAGCTACCAGCTCCTCCTCTTTCATCTTCTGGTCCGCCCTGAGTCTCATCATGGCTGTGCATTATTAAGCGACAGCTTCTGTATTATTCAACACCCGTACAGACCGTGCAGCCTGGCCCAGAGGATGTCTGTGTTCGAGttgtataataaataaaatgcattattCATGCAAAGGCTTCATTGTGGTTAGGCTGTTCTGTTTTTgcttgttggtttttttggtcCTTTATTGAAATGCCATTAGCGaatttcattgaattttcATTCTGGTCACGGCGCAGacgcggcgtatacgcaatctGGCATTGAGGATTGATATCTATGAGGCGAAAGGTGTTCTGTTCGAGAACAATACCAAACAgtaatcatcatcattccgATTCCAGCAGATAATTCCAGACAATTCCAGGCCATTCATGTGAAAGTTAAGCCTAATTAAAAGTGTTTCGGAGACAGAGAGTGCGGAGAAAAGCAGGCAGAGAAACAAAGGCCAGGTGGTGATGCATGAATTTAGCTGAACAACAACAgagaattggcaacatttcgTGGCAGGCTATACGGCCCGGATTCGTTTTCCGTTTTACCGTGGAGCACGCGTGTGGTGGTGTTTACCTTGGACAAGAATAACTCGCAACGGCATAGAcaccccatctccatctcccgtCCGACAAAACCCCATCTATCCGCGTTCTGGTTTCTGGCTTTTTCATCGTCCTCGCCCTCAGCCTCAGCGTCAGTCGTTTTTTGTGCGGCCTCACGTTTTGGAAAAACCATCTTTTGTGAATCCTTGGGCGCAGCACAGCAGTTTCTAGTCGGTGGCCTACTCTGAAGGTGAGTGCAAGCATTTCTTTCCATTCCTCAATGCCCATTCCTCActccatccacccatcaaatTCATTTGCTCAATCGATTATTCCCTAACCGAATTCTCttgaagcagcagccaccgaCTTAAATTAGCCATAAAACCTCATAAAAAAGCAGACAGATAAACAATTCATCCGCGGATAGTATACGCATTTGCTTGAAAAATTACGCGCATAATTAAAATCTGAAATGAAAACGACCGCATCAATGAATTAACCAGAAATAATCATACATTAAATACGAGCATACTCTAcgtatattttcattttgtttgctcagtataagtatttattttcCCATACCACAATTAAGCAGGAAATCTCCCATAatgaaataaagaaataatatCCACTGAGTCCTTCTTTAATAAAGTACTTAATATTCATTGACTTTTCGATGAAATTACAAGTCCCACCAACAGGAAACAGATGAATTGGTGTCGAAAGTCTTGAAAATATTCTAAAATTGTAAGGGTATAGCCATATTCCATTCATGGGGCAGTGCCCCCGCCCCAAATTGTTCCACAGACTGCTCTGAAAGGCTAGAATAATTTTCGTTTGATTATTTGATTCAATCGTTTTCTCATGTTGTTCATAAATTTTGCTCGTTTTTTTTCTGCGTGTTTACGCCGATTGACTTCATTGTGTGCCTTTGTAATTTgtgatttcatttcattttaatttgtttttttggttagcTATAAACCCCATCGCCCTCTGTGGATATTTTCTtagcaaatattttcataccAGGGTCATGCCTCGTCACGAATGACGCCATGCATGTGCCCCGTAAAATCAGCGTTAAATGTCCATAAACTCTTTGATTTGTGGCAAGTTGTCCAGAAATGGTCATTAACGTGGCTCAGATCCCTAGACATATCACACCCCCGTCTGGTCCTAATGGTCGTGTAATGGAAACTGTTTGTTAAAATTAGCCAACAgtgccagtggccagtggccaatGGCCAACAAGTGCCTGGCCGTGGCCATTAGCCCGAAACTGGTTAGTGTCTAATGGCATTAGTGTTTCCTACTTTTGAGCAAACTACAGGTGGGACAACAGGGCGGACTACGGCATAATGGCAATGTTTTCTAATTGCTTTTCAATGCTCGATGGCTGATGTTCATTTCATTAGAATTTCACAAAACTTCAATGGATATATTAGAGATTAGAATACAGTGTAGAAATTATATATTGCATTCAACTATATTTATAGTTAATCTTCGTCTGAATAGACTGAATATAAAGCAACAAAACATATTTATAGCCTTTAACTTTTGCTCCCCATAACcaagtgcaaataaaattcTCCCTCAATGATATTTATACACCCCACTGATGCCACTCATACGTCCAATTGGTTGCCTATAAataatagaatagaatagaatagtaGATGGGTTGGAGGAAGATGTCTCTTTCATAATTCATGCAAAACTTCATGTTTCAACTACTACAAATCAGGCGGGTGCTTCCTCCGTTCCGCCCCAGACATTTTTATGGCAGCCATCTTTGGCAACAGCTCGTAAAACAAGAGCAACAGTCCCATAATTTATGTCCACATAAAAAAGGAATGGAGCCAGCAATACACTACACGCAAACAGACATTTGGTTggataaaattcaatttcagagGACCCACCCTCACCGTCCAACATTGTAAAGGAACAAATAAAAAGGGTAAAATTCTcctcaaaatatatttttattcggCTCGGATATCACCTGTTCAGATTTCGTCGTGAATTGTCAATTATTTGTCTAAAACTAGTTGATTTTCCAGCCAAAATAGCGATTGgtaataaatgaatgaaaataaattaaatgccgGCATTTTATGCCAAAAATTGATTGATATATACATAGTTCCGGGTACTGTTCATTTATTGGcaaaaatacacataaatacgagtatccaGACGGAATGGTGCGCTTTTGCGGTTGTGTTATTTCAATATAATCCATCGCCTAAatagttaaatatttattgatgTCGTTTATCCTAAAATTGAGTGAGACTATGAAAACTATTTGATTGAAAATCTAAGTTTCGTGTGGCTATTGTTGGATCTATTTATAACCAGGAACAGTTCAAGACTGTTCAGCCAGAATAAGAAAACTAAGATGACACAGTTTATGCATTCTAGTATTTGAAATTTTAACCTTCATCTCTTCTACTTGAAGGATAATCTTGTGAATAGTTCGTGCATTTTCGAGTACCGATTTGTTCCTTATAGAGCGGGCATCCCCCTGGTCGGAGAATCGACTAAAGTTCCATTTGCGTATTGCGGTGAGTGCGACCGGGGCACAGACAGCGCGTGAAAggtaatgaataaataaactttcgcAGTAGTTGGCCGATTTTTACACCAAAAATGTACGTACGAAAGGAGGTATATAGTAAATGTAAATACACTGAAACAAATAATGGATACACTTTACGTTCATGTACATAAAGTGTTTCTTTGAGTATCGCGTATAAAAAACCCTTAGTGGTGCAatcattttattgttttcgaaattatttaaaatatagaaccaaaaatcaatcaattaataAAAAGTGTTAAGCGATTGCAGACAAAATGAaggaaataataaatattgctgGCAAATCAAATTTACTTTTTGGCAGAAATTCTATTACTTTTCCTCTCGATGAGATAGTACTTGTACGTGTCGCTCTTTTCTCTAAGTactttccatttcatttttccCTGTGCACATACTTACGACCAtgagtctgtctgtctgtctgcctgttgGTGGGATATTCGGTgtgttttgcatattttaagcAGCTCCTTTGCACCTTTTACATTTTATATGCCATGCAGCGGGtaaatttgagtttgagtttcagtttctgtttctgtatttttttttgcattcttTCTCGTCTGTGAGTTTTTCGGccgtctctctttctcttcagTGAGCTCTCTCGTTTTTGCCTCTTTTTCTTGTCCTTTTATTTCAGTTTCCGTTTATGTACACATTTGTAGCCTGGCCAACAACCAACAGCCAACATCACCTTCACCTTTGGCCCGcacgcaacacacacacacacacatcacacacATCTTTCTCCGACAGTGGGAGTGGGTGCGGGCAGGTCTCAATCCTATGCCCCCCTTTGCAGCCAATTTATAAATgttgtatgtacatgtgtttttacaaacacaagcacacgttggcactcacacacacacacataaaatcTCGGGCATATGCTGCCTTTAAGTTTTGTGCAGCACAAAAAATTGTAATAttcattttcgtttgtttttttttttatgctgAGGCTTGCTGTTTCTCTGGCTTGCGACGGAAAACTTACTGCGGTCACTGTATAGGTTGCAGGGGTTTTCCAAGAACTTTGGTCCAGCCCATGGCCAGGCCCTCGGTGGAGCCACAATGAATATCCTTGATTTTCACTTGCCAAAAAACCCCAGGACTACTCGTGGAATGAATCCAATTTATGGCGTGAAACGTCCTGGGGGAACAAGGCATTTCGATTCAAGAGAGTCACAATCGATTAGGAAATAGCAGACGCCGATTAGCATTCGAAGGCATTGAAATGAAAGCCTTAAATACTCAAATGTGTAATGACAATATGTCTTAATTCATGCAAACTTGCATGTACTCCACGTACTTCAATATGCAGTTAAATCCTCTACTAATTTATTCGATGTACGGATTGCAAACATGCACCAATCATCTCCAACGACAGGGACTTTAATTAGTTTCCGTTAAATGCACTTAACACGGTAGCCAAATCCATTCCTGTGTTGCGGATTAACTCAAGTACATACCTGACTTGGGCAGAATAATGCCAGGAAATGGACTTATATATCTATCGATTTACcgaattaattgaaatatgaaatatatttcactgCATCTCCGCTTGAATCATCTGAGGGTAGAACTCTAGGTCAATACCTTAATTAGGCTCAGACTTTCCCCTGCATACCCGTACTATTTATTCGCTCTGACTTTTACAATTGTTTTTCCATAAATATAGCCGAAATATCCCTTAAATGCTGAAAAATTGTTATACCCTTTTGTGGAAAAGCGTATAAGGTCAGAATGCAATTGGCCGTAAATTGGGATGGCCAATGGGACATGGGACCGACTGGTCAAATGGTCGGATGGTCGGATGGTCGAGGCTGAAACGTTTGACCCGCAATGGAGCTTAATCCGCCTCGCCCTCATGCCCCCACAAACGCATTCAAATGTCAAttagtgttgttgttgttgttgtggtttcaATTTCTGCACGCCGCTCCGCTGCCCTTTATCTTTCCGGCAATACGAGTTGCAGCAGTTGTTGTGGCCCTCGGGCTgatttggaaatattttccatcCCCTGGGATGCCAAAGCATCCATCCATTGAAGGCCAACGGCAAGGATAGCAAAAATATACAGAGCTGAAGGGACAGAACCTTGGCCGACGAAATGTGCCACGGGAATAGCTGCCAAGAAGCTCgtaaaaaccaataaaaagaGTTACGAAAATTATGGCCCACAAGTGTATATGGTAAGCAAAATTATGCATGTCCTTCAGGCAGTAAAACGCAGTGACTCTCTGCGATGTTATGGTATTTAATTCTGGTAGGCAAATTTGGATTGAAATTTAACTGGTAACAAAATAATGGTTGCAACCGTTAATCACATATAACGCGACGCTTGCAACACTCTGGATAGAGGGCATTCGGATCCAATGCATCTGAGAAACGGCAATCATCTGGCGGTGCCTTGTTCTCACAGCTGTGGGCATAGCCTCTATATTAAATCCTTTTTAGCAATATTATTTGCCAGAATACTTACGTGAAGAGCGAGCCCCAGCCATTGCTAATGCAGAATATTGTGGCACAGTCGATGTTCGGCAGCTTAAAGGCCTGGCCCGACTCGAGCAGAACAACGGAAGACGGTGTATCAATAACACACCGACCGGGATAGCCTGAAGAGGACTCGTAGCTCGTTAGATCTGATATAGAACTCCCACTGCCCGTATATGAAATATCTCACCTGGATTCTCGTAGCTGTTTACGGACATTGCAGCAGAAATGGCCCCAATCCTAACGGCCAGGACGAGCCCGAAAATAATTGGCAATTTCAGAGCGAACAACATTCTGTGGAGAGTATGAATATGATATGTCCTATACAATGATGTTAAGATATGTGACAGCTAACGATAGGCCTGGCCTGCTTTTTCAATACTTAAGCATCCTTGATGGGccataaaatcaaaaaataatatcaGCAAAAGAATGGTGGTGATTCTGTTATTTTATTTACCCCACTcgaaacaaatatttatgactACAAATTTTACTGACGGCAAATTTTAATCGCATACAACTTTGCGTTTACAACATTCCGGAAAATCAACATTCAAATCCAGGAATTCTCCGTAACGGCATGATTCTGGCGGGCTGGAATGGTTACATCTGTGGATAGATACTTAGGGTAACTCAAATGTAGCGTTGTTATCCAATACAATATTTACTTGTAGAGCGCGCCATAGCCGTCTCCAACGCAAAGGAGTGATACACAGGGCAGGTTGGGTAAACTGACCGACTGCCCCAATTCAAGAGTGATTAGTGCAGGCTCCATATCGATGACACACCGACCGGGATAGGCTGAAAAGAAACGatagaatatttttttattagatTTGCTATAGTACTCTGATTGATAATACATTTACCTGGATGCACATAGCTGTTAAgggaaaaatcaaaattaagGAAATTTTCAGATTTTGTTGCTTTGGAGGCAAAAAGCAAAccgaaaaaaattaaaactttCAGAGAGAACATTTTGTTTCTATAGATTACTACGGACTGAAAACCAAAGAATACTATCCGTTATATATGTGATGACATCTACGGATCGGCCTTCTGTTCAAAAGCAGAGCCGTTGCCGACTACAGCACTGTGGATATGGCAGCTCCGGATGGGTGTAGTTCCCAAAACGACAACTCTTCGGCAGGTCACTCACTCCGCAGCTGTCGAGAGTCGTGTCAATTAGTCGAGAGTCCGTCTCCCCCACTCCCCTGCTTACCTGTGGAACAACGTCATGCCATCCGATCCGCAAACAATTTGACGGCATTCGTGCGTCGGATCTTTGATACTCACTCCTCCGTTGAGCACCAGGCCGGGTGAGATGGTGCATTTGCCTGGGAAGTCTGTGGAAACACATGCTTCTGAATATACAAACGCGGAGTGCGGAAGTCGGGTACTCACTGGGATTGTGGTAGCGTATCTGCCACTCGGCCGTCTGGCTACCGATTAGAAGGCTGGACAGCACCATTAGTGCCAGTAGGTTAAAGTATCCTTTGGCCATCGTAAGCTTTAATTTTGTGTTTAATTTATAAGCAAATTGTATACTGACAGGTTTCGCAGAGATCTcgtttgaaaaatgttttaaatatgGTAACGAAACCAATAAGTTATGGAGCAAAGGAAGTATTGCCAATTGAATGACCATGGTTTTTAGGTgcccaacaaaaataatttatttttactttttccttttccaaaaacaaacataaatttaaaatttaaacacATCTAGACGGTAAGATAAGGCCACTTCCAGATCATTCCCAAGCAATATCGTTGCAAGTTATGTCCATCTCACAGCATTCGGGGTATGCGGCGTCGGGGTTCTTAAATTCGGAATACTTGCAGTAGGTCGGTGGTGCATTCCTTGTGCATCTATAACGGAAAACATACGGGTGGACCATTGTTTTAGCGCGTACTGTACATCGAATACTAATCAAATACTTACTCGTACACCAGGGCCCAGCCATTTTGATGGCATTCGATCAAAGCACACCTATCAGGATGTCTCTGCGTTTTCCCACTGTCGACAATCAAGCGAATGTTTGCCCCATCAACCACACATTTATCTGGATATGCTGTGGGCGATATTCCTTCAATTATATCCGTTTGCAATTACACAACGTATGGCTACATACCTGTGTCGGTGAATATCTGGAAATTGAACAAACTAGTGCAGCAAATTGagtgcagcatcagcatcaaaaCCAGGACTGTGCAAACTGTGGACTGCGGCATAAttcttgttgttttcttcTCTCGCTCCAAGTTGTTGTATCGCTTGTGTTGCCGGAAATTTGACTAAAAGATTCGATTTTCTGAGCTGTCTGTCGGGTGTGCTATGCTGTGCTATGGAATAAGTAATACTCGGATGACAGTAAAGAGCAGGGCCTGCCTGTTTGGTATGcgcatttaaattaaaactgagagagagtgagagagagagagacagacaaatATGCCCACGATGGAGGATATATATGCTGATGAAGTTATCGTATATGTTAATCCAGTTATATGCCATCGACTTGTGTCATTCGTTTGCTGCTCTGTCGCCTTGCATAATTCGATTATGTGACGCTGTCTTTCCCCGTTTGGGGTTTTCATGGGGTTTTGTGGTGCCAGTGCAAATATTGGTTTGATTGTTCACGTCCACCCCAGAGTCCATCTCCACCCCAAAGCCAAGCTGTCAGTAATTATTCGGGCACCCCCAAAATATAGACAAATTAGTGGGGCCACATAATTGATGCATCTGTGAGTACACGTACTGGGTTTACCTACACATATTCGAGGTATACGAGTATGGGGTTAGGTTTCCCCCGTGTGTTTGCGTATCTATGTAActggtgttttgttttgattaaaTCAGGCCGTTCTCCTAATTAGCGAATGGCCCTGCGTTGTTCCCAGGTCGAGATTAATTGAATTGAGAGTGGCCTCAGATGGATCTGGTCTTGAAATATACATTTCCATCAA from Drosophila pseudoobscura strain MV-25-SWS-2005 chromosome 4, UCI_Dpse_MV25, whole genome shotgun sequence encodes the following:
- the LOC6903163 gene encoding uncharacterized protein, translated to MLFALKLPIIFGLVLAVRIGAISAAMSVNSYENPGYPGRCVIDTPSSVVLLESGQAFKLPNIDCATIFCISNGWGSLFTCENKAPPDDCRFSDALDPNALYPECCKRRVICD
- the LOC6903162 gene encoding uncharacterized protein, with the translated sequence MQLLTGIVLVIAALMLVGTQTEAAVSRGIFKDPAHPGKCVVDGLVLNDGQSARHPNMCARVVCGKNSEGQIQTCGVVGLQPKQKFGKYTAPNADYPECCNREILNA
- the LOC26532421 gene encoding uncharacterized protein; protein product: MPQSTVCTVLVLMLMLHSICCTSLFNFQIFTDTAYPDKCVVDGANIRLIVDSGKTQRHPDRCALIECHQNGWALVYECTRNAPPTYCKYSEFKNPDAAYPECCEMDITCNDIAWE
- the LOC26532189 gene encoding uncharacterized protein, translated to MHFAGILLVLSALFLAGTEADSMQAVFSDPEHPGKCVIDGLILSDGQWIRHPKMCALLWCGRNSIGGIHICGKVSPPPGSRFGEYTDPKADYPACCRREIIE
- the LOC26531978 gene encoding uncharacterized protein isoform X1, with translation MAKGYFNLLALMVLSSLLIGSQTAEWQIRYHNPNFPGKCTISPGLVLNGGVSIKDPTHECRQIVCGSDGMTLFHSCGVSDLPKSCRFGNYTHPELPYPQCCSRQRLCF
- the LOC26531978 gene encoding uncharacterized protein isoform X2, yielding MFSLKVLIFFGLLFASKATKSENFLNFDFSLNSYVHPAYPGRCVIDMEPALITLELGQSVSLPNLPCVSLLCVGDGYGALYKCNHSSPPESCRYGEFLDLNVDFPECCKRKVVCD